From a single Brassica napus cultivar Da-Ae chromosome C9, Da-Ae, whole genome shotgun sequence genomic region:
- the LOC106444472 gene encoding chaperone protein dnaJ 16-like: MTANRSKSEKKDAEKQLRRYPYEVLGVLKNSTDQEIKSTYRKLSLKYHPDKTANDPVAADMFKEVTFSYNILSDPEKRCQYDTAGFERPLK, translated from the exons ATGACAGCTAATAGATCCAAGTCGGAAAAGAAGGATGCGGAGAAGCAGCTCCGGCGGTACCCTTACGAGGTTCTAGGAGTCTTGAAGAACTCTACGGATCAGGAGATTAAGAGCACTTATCGGAAACTATCTCTCAA GTACCATCCTGATAAGACTGCAAATGACCCGGTTGCGGCCGACATGTTTAAGGAGGTCACCTTTTCCTACAACATCTTGTCTGACCCGGAGAAACGCTGCCAGTATGATACTGCTGGTTTTGAG AGGCCGTTGAAGTAG
- the LOC106444470 gene encoding probable pectinesterase/pectinesterase inhibitor 51: MSSIIILLFSLLLFTSPSTSSGHHQTPSPLSPSPPPAARIRLACKATRYPDVCVSSLSKPGQVPSNPNPSQIIHSAISVSLENLKTAQSEVKSILDASVGNLNRTNAANKYLQQLSYSLHRTRATYQALTRGKIKDARAWMSAALVSRSPLKYVNGTKEVVETMSSLNEFINVTSNALSMMVSYDNFGDNVSSWTPPATERDGFWDKTGGPKVGAGPTLGFPSGLKEDVTVCKNGKCRYQTVQDAVNAAPDNNGVRKFVIKINEGVYEETVTVPFDKKNVVFIGDGIGKTVITGSLNAGMLGITTFDTATVGVLGDGFMARDITFQNTAGPDTHQAVAFRSDSDFSLLENCDFLGNQDTLYVHGLRQFYKKCRIQGNVDFIFGNAASVFQDCEILIAPRQLQPEKGENNAVTAQGRIDPAQSTGFVFLNCSITGTDEYMKLYKANPKVHKSYLGRPWKDYSRTVFIGCNLGALINPDGWLPWSGDLSLKTLYYGESKNTGPGSDRSKRVSWSSEIPDEHVDKYSVANFIQGLVESSQD, encoded by the exons ATGTCATCCATTATcatccttctcttctctctcttgctCTTCACCTCTCCATCTACCTCCTCAGGTCACCACCAAACTCCTTCTCCCCTCAGTCCCTCGCCCCCTCCCGCCGCACGGATACGTCTCGCATGCAAAGCCACTCGCTACCCTGACGTCTGCGTCTCTTCTCTATCTAAACCGGGTCAAGTCCCTTCGAACCCTAACCCATCACAGATCATCCACTCAGCGATCTCCGTCTCTTTAGAAAACCTCAAAACCGCTCAATCTGAAGTGAAGTCTATCCTGGACGCGTCCGTAGGTAATCTGAACCGCACCAACGCCGCGAACAAGTACCTCCAGCAACTCTCTTACTCTCTGCACCGCACCCGAGCTACGTATCAAGCTCTGACACGTGGAAAAATCAAAGACGCTCGCGCTTGGATGAGCGCTGCTCTCGTCTCACGGTCCCCTCTCAAATACGTCAACGGCACGAAGGAAGTCGTTGAAACGATGTCGTCTCTCAACGAATTCATCAACGTCACCAGTAACGCTCTTAGCATGATGGTATCGTACGATAACTTCGGAGACAACGTCTCCTCGTGGACTCCTCCGGCAACGGAAAGAGACGGGTTCTGGGATAAGACTGGTGGGCCAAAGGTGGGTGCTGGGCCGACTTTGGGCTTCCCTTCGGGTTTAAAAGAAGACGTTACGGTGTGCAAAAACGGAAAATGCCGTTACCAGACGGTGCAGGATGCAGTTAACGCGGCGCCTGATAACAACGGAGTGCGTAAGTTTGTTATAAAGATTAACGAAGGAGTGTATGAGGAGACCGTCACGGTTCCGTTTGACAAGAAGAACGTTGTCTTCATCGGAGACGGTATAGGCAAAACGGTTATTACAGGATCTTTGAACGCCGGTATGCTGGGGATCACCACGTTCGACACCGCAACTGTCG GAGTGTTAGGAGATGGATTCATGGCACGTGACATAACGTTCCAAAACACGGCGGGACCAGACACACACCAAGCGGTTGCGTTTAGATCCGACAGCGACTTTTCTCTGCTCGAGAACTGTGATTTCCTCGGGAACCAAGACACACTCTATGTCCATGGCCTTCGTCAGTTCTACAAAAAATGTCGTATCCAAGGAAACGTTGACTTCATTTTCGGAAACGCAGCGTCTGTCTTCCAAGACTGCGAGATTCTAATCGCACCGCGTCAGCTTCAACCCGAGAAGGGTGAGAATAATGCCGTCACTGCCCAAGGAAGAATCGACCCGGCGCAGTCCACGGGGTTCGTGTTTTTGAACTGTTCGATAACCGGAACGGATGAGTATATGAAGCTGTATAAAGCTAACCCTAAGGTGCATAAGAGCTACTTGGGAAGGCCATGGAAAGATTACTCTAGGACTGTGTTTATAGGCTGCAATTTAGGGGCTTTGATTAATCCTGATGGGTGGTTACCTTGGAGCGGGGATTTGTCGCTTAAGACACTTTATTACGGTGAATCTAAGAACACGGGTCCGGGATCTGATAGGTCAAAAAGGGTTTCATGGAGCAGTGAGATTCCAGACGAGCATGTTGATAAGTACTCGGTGGCTAACTTTATTCAAGGTCTGGTTGAATCAAGTCAAGACTAA
- the LOC106426725 gene encoding probable pectinesterase/pectinesterase inhibitor 51 has product MSPILTLLFSLFLFASPSSSSRQHQTPPLTPSAQIRLACNATRYPDLCVSSLSKPGLVPSSPNPSQIIHSAISVSLENLKTAQSKVKSILDASAGNLNRTNAAKTCLQLLTYSERRTNSTDQALTRGKIKDARAWMSAALVYQYDSWSALKYVNDTNQVAETMSFLNGLINVTSNALSMMVSYDNFGDNVASWTPPATERDGFWDKTGGPKVGAGPSLGFPSGLKEDVTVCKNGKCRYKTVQDAVNAAPDNNGARKFVIKINEGVYEETVTVPFEKKNVVFIGDGMGKTVITGSLNAGMPGITTYNTATVGVVGDGFMARDITFQNTAGPDTHQAVAFRSDSDFSLLENCEFLGNQDTLYVHGLRQFYKKCRIQGNVDFIFGNAASIFQDCEILIAPRQLKPEKGENNAVTAQGRVDPAQSTGFVFLNCSITGTDEYMKLYKANPKVHKSYLGRPWKDYSRTVFIGCNLEALINSDGWLPWSGDLSLKTLYYGESENTGPGSDRSERVSWSSVIPDEHVDMYSVANFIQGDEWKMSG; this is encoded by the exons ATGTCACCCATTCTCACCCTTCTCttctccctcttcctcttcgCCTCTCCATCTTCCTCCTCCCGTCAACACCAAACTCCCCCGCTCACTCCCTCCGCACAGATCCGTCTCGCATGCAACGCCACTCGCTACCCAGACCTCTGCGTCTCTTCTCTATCCAAACCGGGTCTAGTCCCTTCGAGTCCTAACCCATCACAGATCATCCACTCAGCGATCTCCGTCTCTTTAGAAAACCTCAAAACCGCTCAGTCGAAAGTGAAGTCTATCCTGGACGCCTCCGCAGGCAATCTAAACCGCACCAACGCCGCGAAGACGTGCCTCCAGCTACTCACTTACTCCGAGCGCCGCACCAACTCGACGGATCAAGCTCTGACACGTGGCAAAATTAAAGACGCTCGCGCTTGGATGAGCGCTGCTCTCGTCTACCAGTACGACTCATGGTCCGCGCTCAAATACGTCAACGACACGAACCAAGTCGCTGAAACGATGTCGTTTCTCAACGGGCTCATCAACGTCACCAGTAACGCTCTTAGCATGATGGTATCGTACGATAACTTCGGTGACAACGTCGCCTCGTGGACTCCTCCGGCAACGGAACGAGACGGGTTCTGGGATAAGACTGGTGGGCCTAAGGTGGGTGCTGGGCCGAGTTTGGGCTTCCCTTCCGGTTTAAAAGAAGACGTTACGGTGTGTAAAAACGGAAAATGCCGTTACAAGACGGTGCAGGATGCCGTAAACGCCGCGCCTGATAACAACGGAGCGCGTAAGTTTGTTATAAAGATTAACGAAGGAGTGTATGAGGAGACAGTTACGGTTCCGTTTGAGAAGAAGAACGTTGTCTTCATCGGAGACGGTATGGGCAAAACGGTCATTACAGGATCTTTAAACGCCGGTATGCCTGGTATCACCACATACAACACTGCAACTGTTG GAGTGGTAGGAGATGGATTCATGGCACGTGATATAACGTTTCAGAACACGGCGGGACCAGACACTCACCAAGCGGTTGCGTTTAGATCAGACAGCGATTTTTCTCTGCTCGAGAACTGTGAGTTCCTTGGGAACCAAGACACACTCTATGTCCATGGCCTTCGTCAGTTCTACAAAAAATGCCGTATCCAAGGAAACGTTGACTTCATTTTCGGAAACGCAGCGTCTATCTTCCAAGACTGCGAGATCCTAATCGCGCCGCGTCAACTTAAACCCGAGAAAGGTGAGAATAACGCCGTCACTGCCCAAGGAAGAGTTGACCCGGCGCAGTCCACGGGGTTCGTGTTCTTGAACTGTTCGATAACCGGAACGGATGAGTACATGAAGCTTTATAAGGCCAACCCTAAGGTGCATAAGAGCTACTTGGGAAGGCCGTGGAAAGATTACTCGAGGACTGTGTTTATTGGGTGTAATTTAGAGGCTTTGATTAATTCCGATGGGTGGTTACCTTGGAGCGGGGATTTGTCGCTCAAGACGCTTTATTACGGTGAATCTGAGAACACGGGTCCGGGATCTGATAGGTCAGAAAGGGTTTCATGGAGCAGTGTGATTCCGGACGAGCATGTCGATATGTACTCGGTGGCTAACTTTATTCAAGGGGATGAGTGGAAGATGTCTGGTTGA